One Thiocapsa bogorovii DNA segment encodes these proteins:
- a CDS encoding response regulator, which produces MTTEKARSPISAPSTADASASACGAESPPPCVGVSGGENKALSEGEASVQGHARAALEQGDLAWATRDLTQDHVDAITLIENLRVYQAELEIQNEELRAAQLDTERAVQRYLRLFSDMPVAGLVIDRIGRILEVNRVAGDLFGMRARHLRHHYLNRLTDRSGESILYEALRQACASGRASVAELSFSSGDGVGFVGELELAALPAETDDPGECRLVAMVIDLTERRQAEAELVRGRQLLREKSEELDRYFAYSRDLLCIADLENRFVRLNPEWERVLDYPIAELQGRVFLDLVHPEDREATLAAIKRQRAGEEVLNFENRYRCRDGSYRWIEWRARQHDGHLYAVARDVTARKETERDLLNLNRRLAETSEQAALLATRAEDANRAKSAFLSNMSHEIRTPMNGVIGMLELLLDTALSEEQRNYAENARISARSLLGLINDILDFSKIEAGKLDLDVGEFDLRGQLKELETILLHRARAKGLRLVCQVADAVPAHLRGDAGRLRQVLVNLVDNAIKFTPSGEVEVRVEMCPPGERSGAGASAGAADPRSDAVRLSFSVRDTGIGIPADKLGLLFGSFSQVESGITRRYGGTGLGLAISKQLIELMGGRIAVESLEGQGSTFRFDVPLQSAPAKTGLSYPFDHDGAGMPRRDSVTASARTGGSSKRTAPPRFDGASILVAEDQALNQEVARRLLERTGARVVLANNGAEAVAMAESHAFDLVLMDLQMPVMDGFEATRAIHERHPHLPIIAFSAAVMEEDLERARAAGVAAHLAKPIDSAALYRTLSNWLKPREAVASSTADPPPGEPAFRLPATLDGFDLDVGRQSADGDEAFYLELLDGFRTELTGGLADVVERLEAGDDLPGVRRMLHTLKGLAGTVGALRLSTGAADIDRTLSQGLPVASAMRDELKASLDEVQAQLEPLFSPGRERRSGTATGVAGDRPSNVSKRSDAKAPAPIWPHSRRPHVLIVDDQPIQIQAMRRIFQDDCEVFTATAGEQALAHCRRAPPDLILLDVIMPGMDGLAVCRALKQHGTTADVPVLFVTAQTDALDQTQALEAGGVDFISKPVNPAVVRARVRTHLTLKAQSDLLRNMAYLDGLTGIANRRAFDERLQTEWRRAQRDGTSLAALLLDVDHFKRYNDRHGHQEGDACLRAVAEALIRVPCRGHDLVARYGGEEFVCLLPGCDIAAAVRRAECLRLAVEELEIPHLDSPVDDHVTVSIGAAVLMADDREAPGRLLEMADEQLYRAKRTGRNRVAPDAAL; this is translated from the coding sequence ATGACCACTGAGAAGGCTCGCTCACCGATCTCCGCCCCGTCGACCGCGGATGCTTCGGCATCCGCCTGCGGCGCCGAGTCGCCGCCGCCTTGCGTCGGTGTGTCGGGCGGGGAGAACAAAGCGTTGTCCGAGGGGGAAGCGTCGGTGCAGGGGCATGCCCGAGCCGCACTCGAGCAGGGTGACCTCGCGTGGGCCACGCGTGATCTGACGCAAGACCATGTCGACGCGATCACCCTGATCGAGAATCTGCGTGTCTATCAGGCCGAGCTCGAGATTCAGAACGAGGAGCTGCGCGCCGCCCAACTCGACACGGAACGTGCCGTACAGCGCTATCTGCGCTTGTTCTCGGACATGCCGGTCGCTGGACTCGTCATCGATCGGATCGGCCGAATTCTCGAGGTCAACCGGGTCGCCGGCGATCTGTTCGGCATGCGCGCGCGGCATCTGCGCCACCACTATCTGAACCGACTCACGGATCGCAGTGGTGAGTCGATACTCTACGAGGCCTTACGTCAGGCCTGCGCGAGCGGTCGCGCGAGTGTCGCCGAGTTGTCGTTCTCGAGCGGCGACGGGGTCGGTTTTGTCGGCGAGCTCGAGTTGGCGGCGCTGCCTGCGGAGACGGATGATCCGGGCGAGTGCCGGCTTGTGGCCATGGTGATCGATCTGACGGAGCGCCGGCAGGCTGAAGCCGAGTTGGTGCGCGGACGACAATTGCTGCGCGAGAAGAGCGAGGAGCTCGATCGCTACTTCGCCTACAGCCGGGATCTCTTGTGTATCGCCGATCTCGAGAACCGGTTCGTTCGCCTCAATCCGGAATGGGAGCGCGTGCTGGACTATCCGATCGCGGAGCTCCAGGGGCGTGTTTTCCTGGACCTGGTTCACCCCGAGGATCGCGAAGCGACGCTGGCGGCGATCAAGAGGCAGAGAGCGGGCGAGGAGGTGCTGAATTTCGAGAATCGGTATCGTTGCCGCGACGGCAGTTATCGGTGGATAGAGTGGCGCGCCAGACAACACGATGGCCATCTCTACGCCGTCGCGCGCGACGTCACGGCGCGCAAAGAGACCGAGCGCGATCTCTTGAATCTCAACCGCCGTCTCGCGGAGACCTCCGAGCAGGCGGCTCTTCTGGCTACGCGGGCCGAGGATGCGAATCGCGCGAAAAGCGCCTTCCTGTCCAATATGAGTCACGAGATTCGCACCCCGATGAACGGCGTTATCGGGATGCTTGAGCTGTTGCTCGACACCGCGCTGAGCGAGGAGCAACGCAACTATGCCGAAAACGCCCGGATCAGCGCCCGCTCCCTGCTGGGTTTGATCAACGACATCCTGGATTTCTCCAAAATCGAGGCCGGCAAGTTGGATTTGGACGTCGGGGAATTCGATCTGCGCGGTCAACTCAAGGAGCTCGAGACGATTCTCCTGCACCGTGCCCGCGCCAAGGGTCTGCGGCTGGTCTGCCAGGTCGCCGACGCGGTGCCGGCGCACCTGCGTGGAGATGCCGGGCGCTTGCGTCAGGTCCTCGTCAACCTGGTGGACAACGCGATCAAGTTTACCCCGAGCGGCGAGGTCGAGGTGCGGGTCGAGATGTGCCCGCCCGGCGAGCGATCGGGCGCGGGAGCGAGTGCGGGCGCAGCGGACCCGCGCTCGGATGCGGTGCGGCTGAGTTTCTCGGTTCGAGACACCGGTATCGGCATCCCGGCGGACAAGCTGGGGCTGCTGTTCGGTAGCTTCAGTCAGGTGGAGTCGGGGATCACCCGTCGGTACGGCGGAACCGGGCTGGGCCTGGCGATCTCCAAGCAGCTCATCGAGTTGATGGGCGGGAGGATCGCCGTCGAGAGTCTGGAGGGACAGGGCTCGACCTTCCGCTTCGACGTGCCTCTGCAGTCTGCTCCGGCGAAAACGGGGCTTTCGTACCCTTTCGATCACGACGGGGCCGGGATGCCACGGCGCGATTCGGTGACTGCATCGGCGCGCACGGGCGGTTCGAGCAAGCGGACGGCTCCGCCGCGGTTCGACGGTGCCTCGATTTTGGTCGCGGAAGACCAAGCGCTGAATCAAGAAGTCGCCAGGCGTCTGCTGGAACGAACCGGTGCACGGGTCGTGCTTGCCAACAACGGGGCCGAGGCGGTCGCCATGGCGGAATCGCACGCCTTCGATCTCGTGCTGATGGACTTGCAGATGCCCGTTATGGACGGTTTTGAGGCCACGCGTGCGATTCACGAGCGTCACCCGCATCTGCCGATCATCGCGTTTTCGGCGGCCGTGATGGAAGAGGATCTCGAGCGTGCGCGAGCAGCAGGTGTCGCCGCGCATCTCGCCAAGCCGATCGACAGCGCAGCCCTTTATCGAACCCTGTCGAACTGGCTCAAGCCTCGTGAAGCGGTCGCCTCTTCCACGGCGGATCCTCCTCCCGGCGAACCGGCATTTCGCCTCCCCGCGACACTGGATGGTTTCGATCTGGATGTGGGTCGGCAATCTGCCGATGGCGACGAAGCCTTCTATCTCGAGCTCCTGGATGGCTTTCGGACGGAGTTGACGGGCGGTCTTGCCGACGTGGTCGAGCGACTTGAAGCCGGCGACGATTTACCGGGGGTGCGCCGAATGCTGCATACCCTGAAAGGTCTCGCGGGAACGGTCGGCGCCCTGCGTCTGAGCACGGGCGCGGCCGACATCGACCGTACGTTGAGTCAAGGGCTCCCTGTCGCCAGCGCGATGCGTGACGAGCTCAAGGCATCGCTAGACGAGGTGCAGGCCCAGTTGGAGCCTTTATTCAGTCCTGGGCGCGAGCGTCGGAGCGGCACGGCGACCGGTGTCGCGGGCGATCGCCCGAGCAATGTGTCCAAGCGCAGTGACGCGAAGGCCCCTGCGCCGATCTGGCCCCATTCGCGCCGCCCCCATGTGTTGATCGTGGACGACCAGCCGATCCAGATCCAGGCCATGCGCCGGATCTTCCAGGATGATTGCGAGGTTTTCACGGCCACCGCCGGCGAGCAGGCCTTGGCGCATTGTCGCCGAGCGCCGCCCGATTTGATCCTGCTCGACGTCATCATGCCCGGAATGGACGGGCTTGCCGTGTGCCGTGCACTGAAACAACATGGCACGACGGCGGACGTCCCCGTGTTGTTCGTCACGGCGCAGACCGATGCACTGGATCAGACACAGGCACTCGAGGCAGGCGGTGTCGATTTCATCAGCAAACCGGTCAATCCCGCGGTGGTTCGGGCCAGGGTTCGAACCCATCTTACTCTCAAGGCCCAATCCGACCTGCTGCGCAACATGGCCTATCTGGACGGGCTGACCGGCATCGCCAACCGCCGAGCCTTCGACGAACGCCTGCAAACGGAATGGCGGCGGGCGCAGCGCGACGGGACCTCGCTTGCGGCTCTCCTCCTGGATGTCGATCACTTCAAGCGCTACAACGATCGTCATGGCCACCAAGAGGGCGACGCCTGTCTGCGGGCGGTCGCCGAGGCGCTGATTCGGGTTCCCTGTCGCGGACACGATCTGGTCGCCCGCTACGGTGGAGAGGAGTTCGTGTGCTTGCTTCCCGGTTGCGACATCGCGGCAGCCGTTCGGCGAGCGGAGTGCCTGCGCCTTGCCGTCGAGGAGTTGGAGATCCCGCACCTGGATTCTCCGGTCGACGATCATGTGACGGTCAGTATCGGCGCGGCCGTGCTGATGGCCGATGATCGGGAGGCGCCCGGTCGGCTGCTCGAGATGGCCGACGAGCAACTCTACCGCGCCAAGCGTACCGGTCGGAATCGCGTCGCACCCGATGCCGCGCTTTAA
- the pnp gene encoding polyribonucleotide nucleotidyltransferase translates to MIPKAIVKQFKLGDQTVTLETGEIARQADGAVMVNVDDTVVLVTVVVDKRPGAVRDFLPLTVDYQEKTYAAGRIPGGFFRREGRPSETEILTSRLIDRPIRPLFAKGFRQEIQVIATVKSLNPAVNPEVPAMLGVSAALAISGVPFNGPIGAVRVGYKNGEYILNPAVVGVGPDSDLDLIVAGTEKAVLMVESEARGLSEEIMLGAVLFGHEQMKPAIDAIRELAAEVGKTPIAWTPPPADTELTDAVASACSDRIAEAYRIKEKQDRYAALDAVRAAVVADLCSGDAPAWTEQQVVGAIEKFEKTTVRSSIIAGNPRIDGRDNLTVRPITIRTGVLPRTHGSALFTRGETQALVITTLGTERDSQIIDALEGERREHFMLHYNFPPFCVGETGRVGSPKRREVGHGRLAKRGVLAVMPSIEEFPYSVRVVSEITESNGSSSMASVCGTSLSLMDAGVPVKAPVAGVAMGLIKEGDAFAVLTDIMGDEDHLGDMDFKVAGTSEGINALQMDIKIEGITAEIMETALDQAKAGRLHILGEMNKVIGAHRSEMSEHAPRIIELKIHPEKIRDVIGKGGSVIRAITEETGATIDINDEGVVKIFSVEKAAGEEAKRRIRLITADVEVGKIYEGRVARLMDFGAFVTILPGRDGLVHISQICEERVQSVSDKLSEGDQVRVKVLEVDKQGRIRLSMKAVEPGE, encoded by the coding sequence AACGTCGACGATACGGTTGTTCTGGTCACGGTCGTCGTGGATAAACGCCCGGGCGCGGTGCGCGACTTCCTGCCCCTGACCGTCGACTATCAAGAGAAGACCTATGCCGCCGGGCGGATCCCCGGTGGCTTTTTCCGTCGCGAGGGCCGTCCGAGCGAGACCGAGATTTTGACCTCTCGGCTGATCGACCGCCCGATCCGCCCCCTGTTCGCGAAGGGCTTCCGGCAAGAGATCCAGGTGATCGCGACCGTCAAGTCGCTGAATCCCGCGGTCAATCCCGAGGTCCCGGCCATGCTCGGCGTATCCGCCGCATTGGCGATTTCGGGAGTCCCGTTCAACGGACCGATCGGCGCGGTGCGCGTCGGGTACAAGAACGGCGAGTACATCCTGAATCCGGCGGTCGTCGGCGTGGGTCCGGATTCGGACCTCGACCTGATCGTTGCAGGCACCGAAAAGGCGGTCTTGATGGTCGAGTCCGAGGCACGCGGGCTCTCGGAGGAGATCATGCTCGGTGCTGTGCTGTTCGGCCATGAGCAGATGAAACCGGCGATTGACGCGATCCGCGAGCTCGCTGCCGAGGTCGGCAAAACACCGATCGCCTGGACCCCGCCGCCGGCCGACACCGAGTTGACCGACGCCGTCGCGAGCGCCTGCTCGGATCGGATCGCCGAGGCCTATCGCATCAAAGAAAAGCAGGACCGCTATGCGGCCCTGGATGCGGTGCGTGCAGCCGTCGTCGCCGACCTATGCAGCGGCGACGCACCGGCCTGGACCGAGCAACAGGTCGTGGGTGCGATCGAGAAGTTCGAGAAGACGACCGTGCGCAGCTCGATCATCGCCGGTAACCCGCGTATCGACGGCCGCGACAACCTGACCGTTCGGCCGATTACGATCCGCACCGGGGTTTTGCCCCGCACCCACGGCTCGGCGCTCTTTACGCGCGGCGAGACGCAGGCCCTGGTCATCACGACCTTGGGCACCGAGCGTGACTCGCAGATCATCGACGCGCTGGAAGGCGAGCGGCGCGAGCACTTCATGCTGCACTACAACTTCCCGCCTTTCTGCGTCGGCGAGACGGGTCGCGTCGGCTCGCCGAAGCGGCGTGAGGTCGGCCACGGCCGGTTGGCCAAGCGCGGCGTCCTCGCCGTGATGCCGAGCATCGAAGAGTTTCCCTATTCGGTTCGCGTGGTCTCCGAGATCACCGAGTCGAACGGCTCGAGCTCCATGGCCAGCGTCTGCGGCACCAGCCTGTCGCTGATGGACGCCGGCGTGCCGGTAAAGGCGCCGGTGGCCGGCGTGGCGATGGGCCTGATCAAGGAAGGCGATGCCTTCGCCGTGCTCACCGACATCATGGGCGACGAGGATCATCTCGGCGACATGGACTTCAAGGTGGCCGGGACGTCCGAGGGCATCAACGCCCTGCAGATGGATATCAAGATCGAAGGCATTACCGCCGAGATCATGGAGACCGCGCTCGATCAGGCGAAGGCCGGCCGGCTGCACATCCTCGGCGAGATGAACAAGGTCATCGGCGCACACCGCTCCGAGATGTCCGAGCATGCCCCGCGCATCATCGAGCTGAAGATTCATCCGGAGAAGATTCGCGATGTCATCGGCAAGGGCGGCTCCGTCATCCGCGCCATCACCGAAGAGACCGGCGCCACCATCGACATCAACGACGAGGGCGTGGTCAAGATCTTCTCGGTCGAGAAGGCCGCGGGCGAGGAAGCCAAGCGTCGGATTCGTCTGATCACGGCCGATGTCGAGGTCGGCAAGATCTATGAAGGTCGTGTCGCACGCCTGATGGATTTCGGGGCCTTTGTCACCATCCTGCCCGGACGCGATGGCTTGGTGCACATCTCTCAGATCTGCGAGGAGCGCGTCCAGAGCGTGAGCGACAAGCTCTCCGAGGGCGATCAGGTCCGCGTCAAGGTGTTGGAGGTCGACAAGCAGGGCCGCATCCGTCTCAGCATGAAGGCCGTCGAGCCGGGCGAGTAA
- a CDS encoding competence/damage-inducible protein A: MSTRPSPPIRFGLIVIGDEILKGARVDAHLGAFKRMVGERGHELAWHWLLPDDPEALIAHLRFSMGRPDPVFVCGGIGATPDDHTRECAATAADLDLVRHPEAKALLEEKFGDEAYPNRILMADLPAGCGLIPNPINRIPGFSLGGHWFLPGFPQMAWPMAEWVLDRDYGVSALIQERAFELRGVPESALIPLMRDLGAQFPEATLFSLPHMGEDAHIRLGFRGRDRIDEAIAALRERLDHDGISYRACS; this comes from the coding sequence ATGTCAACGCGTCCCAGCCCCCCGATTCGTTTCGGTCTCATCGTCATCGGTGACGAGATCCTCAAGGGGGCCCGCGTCGATGCACACCTCGGTGCGTTCAAACGTATGGTCGGCGAGCGCGGACACGAGCTGGCCTGGCACTGGTTGCTCCCGGACGACCCGGAGGCGTTGATCGCGCATCTGCGCTTCTCGATGGGGCGACCCGATCCGGTCTTCGTCTGCGGCGGAATCGGCGCAACGCCGGACGATCACACGCGTGAATGTGCAGCGACGGCGGCCGATTTGGACCTGGTGCGTCATCCCGAAGCGAAAGCCCTGCTCGAAGAGAAGTTCGGAGACGAGGCCTATCCCAACCGCATCCTCATGGCGGACTTGCCTGCCGGGTGCGGTCTGATCCCGAATCCCATCAACCGGATCCCCGGGTTTTCGCTGGGCGGACACTGGTTTCTACCGGGTTTCCCCCAAATGGCGTGGCCGATGGCCGAATGGGTCTTGGATCGGGACTACGGCGTCTCTGCCCTGATCCAAGAGCGGGCCTTCGAGCTCCGCGGTGTTCCGGAGAGTGCTTTGATCCCCTTGATGCGGGATCTCGGCGCGCAGTTTCCCGAGGCGACGCTCTTTAGCCTGCCTCACATGGGAGAGGACGCACACATTCGTCTCGGATTCCGTGGTCGCGATCGGATCGACGAGGCCATCGCCGCACTGCGCGAGCGCCTCGATCATGACGGAATCAGCTACCGAGCCTGCAGCTGA